One segment of Drosophila yakuba strain Tai18E2 unplaced genomic scaffold, Prin_Dyak_Tai18E2_2.1 Segkk24_quiver_pilon_scaf, whole genome shotgun sequence DNA contains the following:
- the LOC120322240 gene encoding LOW QUALITY PROTEIN: 28S ribosomal protein S5, mitochondrial-like (The sequence of the model RefSeq protein was modified relative to this genomic sequence to represent the inferred CDS: inserted 1 base in 1 codon) has protein sequence YKLNQPIETFFFFGFLLVPAEDIWRGVTAVSNAGKKRGRGKGSGKKVAKDLNKGQTIGFGKCGRIWPGLNSPLIRGNELINQEKLSENLDRENGILKLRDSMGNFKMMKLNPIDRGWSGSKMPGRSIGPPDPVGDEEFISFDTRVLENKIVFIMKGNMGRKRRYSVLSVTGNCNGLAGFATAKAPEVRTALRKSKNRAGQKLININLCENRTIFHDFRTDFGKTKIFCFQXPDGYGLVCHRAIQTICNVIGIKDLYAKIEGSTNLQNIVKAFFIGLMTQRSYQYIANQTNSNIVQQQKTRNKFIDVKGMPILNSTRTRITHEVDYMHFTLGNQMVLKRKSTVPFYFYGKGHNLHKIKAERFRNQANVRLHKLVNLYA, from the exons tataaattgaatCAACCAATtgaaaccttttttttttttggttttcttttagtACCTGCTGAAGACATTTGGCGAGGAGTAACTGCGGTTAGCAATgctggaaaaaaaagaggTCGTGGGAAAGGAAGTGGAAAAAAAGTTGCAAAGGATCTTAACAAAGGGCAAACTATCGGATTTGGAAAATGTGGTCGCATATGGCCTGGATTGAATTCACCTCTTATTCGTGGAAACGAACTAATAAATCAAGAGAAACTTAGCGAGAATTTAGATAGAGAAAatggaatattaaaattaCGTGATTCAATGGGAAACTTTAAAATGATGAAACTAAATCCAATAGACCGAGGGTGGTCTGGAAGTAAAATGCCCGGACGAAGCATTGGACCTCCTGATCCTGTTGGCGACGAAGAGTTTATATCATTTGATACAAGAGTTttagaaaacaaaattgttttcattatgAAAGGAAATATGGGAAGAAAACGAAGATATTCCGTTCTTTCAGTCACTGGAAATTGTAATGGTTTGGCCGGATTTGCTACCGCTAAAGCGCCAGAAGTTCGTACGGCCCTTCGAAAATCAAAGAACCGAGCAGGCCAAAAACTAATCAACATAAACCTCTGTGAAAATAGAACAATTTTCCACGACTTTCGTACAGATTTcggaaaaactaaaattttttgttttc aaCCTGATGGATATGGCCTAGTATGTCACCGGGCGATTCAAACAATTTGTAATGTTATAGGTATCAAGGATTTATACGCCAAAATTGAGGGGTCTACGAACCTCCAGAATATTGTTAAGgcattttttattggtctgATGACGCAAAGGTCCTATCAGTATATTGCTAACCAAACAAATTCAAACATTGTTCAACAGCAAAAGacaagaaataaatttattgatgTAAAAGGAATGCCCATTCTTAATTCAACTCGAACTCGTATCACCCACGAAGTTGACTATATGCATTTCACATTAGGAAATCAAATGGTTTTAAAACGAAAAAGCACAgtaccattttatttttatggtaAAGGACATAACTtacataaaattaaagcagagCGATTTCGGAATCAAGCTAATGTTCGACTACACAAGCTCGTTAATTTGTATGCCTAA